The sequence GCGCACGCCGAAGCCGTTGCTGCAAAGGTCGTCGCCGTGGAGGCGGAGAGGCAGGAGGAGAGGCAGGCGCTGGGCGCCGAGCTGGAGGCGATGAAGCAGAGTGCCGCCGCTGCTCAGTCCGAGAACCAGGCGCTGAAGGACCAGCTCGCTGCTGCCGAGGCCGCGCACGCCGAAGCCGTTGCTGCGAAGGTCGTCGCCGTGGAGGCGGAGAGGCAGGAGGAGAGGCAGGCGCTGAACGCCGAGCTGGAGGCGATGAAGCAGAGTGCCGCCGCTGCCCAGTCCGAGAACCAGGCGCTGAAGGACCAGCTCGCTGCTGCCGAGGCCGCGCACGCCGAAGCCGTTGCTGCAAAGGTCGTCGCCGTGGAGGCGGAGAGGCAGGAGGGAGGCAGGCGCTGAACGCCGAGCTGGAGGCGATGAAGCAGAGTGCCGCCGCTGCCCAGTCCGAGAACCAGGCGCTGAAGGACCAGCTCGCTGCTGCCGAGGCCGCGCACGCCGAAGCCGTTGCTGCGAAGGTCGTCGCCGTGGAGGCGGAGAGGCAGGAGAGGCAGGCGCTGGGCGCCGAGCTGGAGGCGATGAAGCAGAGTGCCGCCGCTGCTCAGTCCGAGAACCAGGCGCTGAAGGACCAGCTCGCTGCTGCCGAGGCCGCGCACGCCGAAGCCGTTGCTGCAAAGGTCGTCGCCGTGGAGGCGGAGAGGCAGGAGGAGAGGCAGGCGCTGGGCGCCGAGCTGGAGGCGATGAAGCAGAGTGCCGCCGCTGCTCAGTCCGAGAACCAGGCGCTGAAGGACCAGCTCGCTGCTGCCGAGGCCGCGCACGCCGAAGCCGTTGCTGCGAAGGTCGTCGCCGTGGAAGACGTAAGGGTTGACTTGCAGGAAAAACGGGAGCTGGAGGTGTCCCGTTGGTACCAGGAAAAGGCCGAGCTGGCGTCGCGGGTGGAGAGTCTCGAAGCGAAGGGACGAAAGGACGCTGCCAGCCGCGCGGAGG is a genomic window of Bactrocera neohumeralis isolate Rockhampton unplaced genomic scaffold, APGP_CSIRO_Bneo_wtdbg2-racon-allhic-juicebox.fasta_v2 ctg2706, whole genome shotgun sequence containing:
- the LOC126766859 gene encoding uncharacterized abhydrolase domain-containing protein DDB_G0269086-like gives rise to the protein MKQSAAAAQSENQALKDQLAAAEAAHAEAVAAKVVAVEAERQERQALGAELEAMKQSAAAAQSENQALKDQLAAAEAAHAEAVAAKVVAVEAERQEERQALGAELEAMKQSAAAAQSENQALKDQLAAAEAAHAEAVAAKVVAVEDVRVDLQEKRELEVSRWYQEKAELASRVESLEAKGRKDAASRAEVERRLEEYAGREDQRVLQERSARVQKAFHVPHVHNDVVVDSGTAASLLYSFSFSTVFLPFSRCFRDKGSR